Proteins encoded by one window of Castor canadensis chromosome 2, mCasCan1.hap1v2, whole genome shotgun sequence:
- the Strc gene encoding stereocilin — protein sequence MALSRWPLLLLLLLSCEVTLIPTGPQSLDPGLSLLKSLLFTLDKSPQSSLSHSRFSAFLANISSSFELGRMGEGPVGEPPPLQPPALRLHDFLVTLRGSPDWEPMLGLLGDVLALLGQEQTPRDFLMHQAGVLGGLVEVLLGALVPGGPPTPTRPPCTRDGPSDCVLAADWLPSLLLLLEGTRWQALLQVQPSMDPTNATGLNGREPAPHFLQGLLGLLTPIGELSSEEALWGGLLRTVGPPLYAAFQEGLLRVTHSLQDEVFSILGQPEPDDNGQCQGGNLQQLLLWGIRHNLSWDVQALGFLSGSPPPPPALLHCLSSGVPLPRASQPLAHIIPRQRRAISLEALCENHSGPAPPYSISNFSIHLLCQHARPVTPQPPPSTGAICQTAVWYAVSWAPGAQSWLQACHDQFPEQFLDAICSNLSFSALSGPNRRLVKRLCAGLLPPPTSCPEGLVPVPLTPEIFWGCFLENETLWAERMCVEASLQAVPPRNQAWVQHVCQGPTPDSTAFPPCHIGPCGERCPDGGSFLLMVCANDTMYEALVPFWAWLAGQCRISRGGNDTCFLEGLLGPLLPSLPPLGPSPLCLAPGPFLLAMLSQLPRCQSSVPALAHPTRLHYLLRLLTFLMGPGAGGAETQGMLGQALLLSSLSDNCSFWDAFRPEGRRSVLRTVGEYLEQEQSTPSSFEPTINLGSGISKMELLSCFSPILWDLLQREKSVWALKILVQVMATMTFCSQAYLHMPPENLQQVVLSAEMEAAQGFLTLMHRSWAQLQVPPSEEQAMGRLTALLLQRYPRLTSQLFIDLSPLIPFLAVSDLMRFPPSLLANESVLAAIRDHSSGMRPEQKEALAKRLLAPELFGEVPAWPQELLWAVLPLLPHLPLENFLQLSPHQIQALEDSWPGAGLGPGHARHVLRSLVNQTVEDGKEQVRRLGSLACFLSPEELQSLVPLSDPMGPVERGLLECAANGTLRPEGRVAYELLGVLRSSGGGDALSPRELRVWAPLFSQLGLRFLQELSEPQLRAMLPALQGTSVTPAQAVLLLGRLLPRQDLSLEELCFLHPLLPGLNLQTLQAIPRRVLVGACSCLAPELSRLSACQTAALLQTFRVKNGVKNMGPTGAGAAVCIPGQPIPTTWPDCLLPLLPLKLLQLDAVALLANRRRYRELPWSEQQAQFLWKKMQVPTNLTLRNLQALGNLAGGMSCEFLQQINSMVDFLDVVHMLYQLPTGVRGSLRTCIWAELQRRMTMPEPELTTLEPELSSLDTKLLLELPIQMMDRLSTESIMLVVELVQGAPEQLLALTPLHQVALAEKALQNLAPKETPISEEVLVKLGPLVGFLGIESTQRIPLSILLSHLNQLQGFCLGETFATELGRLLLQEPVLGKPELWSQDEVEQVGRLVFTLSMEAISLIPREALGPETLERLLEKQQSWEQSRVGQLCGGPQLTPKKAALVAGIVQPAAEDLPELIPNCADIRGTFPAAWSAMQIAEMELSDFEDCLALFAGDPGLGPEELRAAMGKAKQLWGPPREFRPEQILQLGRLLIGLGERELQELILVDWGVLSTLGQIDGWSSVQLRVVVSSFLRQSGQHVSHLDFIHLTALGYTLCGLRPEELQHINSWEFSQAALFLGNLHLPCSEEQLEVLAHLLVLPGGFGPVSNWGPEIFTEIGTIAAGIPDLALSALLQGQIQGLTPLAISAIPAPKFAVVFNPTQLSSLTSVQAVAVTPEQMALLSPEQRRAVAWAQYEGKESPEQQGRSSAWGLQDWSESPWALALLISFVNQLL from the exons ATGGCTCTGAGCCGCTGGCCTCTGCTGCTCCTGCTTCTGCTGTCCTGTGAAG TGACTTTGATCCCTACTGGGCCTCAGTCCCTGGATCCTGGTCTTTCCCTCCTGAAGTCATTGCTCTTCACTCTGGACAAATCTCCCCAGAGTTCCCTTAGCCACTCACGGTTCTCGGCATTCCTGGCcaacatttcttcttcctttgaacttgggagaatgggggaggggccaGTGGGAGAGCCCCCACCTCTTCAGCCCCCGGCCCTCCGGCTCCATGATTTCCTAGTGACACTGAGAGGCAGCCCGGACTGGGAGCCAATGCTAGGGCTGCTGGGGGATGTGCTGGCACTGCTGGGACAGGAGCAAACTCCCCGGGACTTCTTGATGCACCAGGCTGGTGTGCTGGGTGGACTTGTAGAGGTGCTGCTGGGAGCCTTAGTTCCAGGGGGACCCCCTACCCCTACACGGCCCCCATGTACCCGTGATGGGCCCTCTGACTGTGTCCTGGCTGCTGACTGGTTGCCTTCTTTGCTGCTGTTGTTAGAGGGCACACGCTGGCAGGCCCTGCTGCAGGTGCAGCCCAGTATGGACCCCACCAATGCTACAGGTCTCAATGGGAGGGAGCCAGCCCCTCATTTTTTGCAGGGTCTGTTGGGCTTGCTTACCCCAATAGGGGAGCTTAGCTCTGAGGAAGCTCTTTGGGGAGGTCTGCTACGCACAGTGGGGCCCCCCCTCTATGCTGCCTTCCAGGAGGGGTTGCTCCGTGTCACTCACTCCCTGCAGGATGAGGTCTTTTCCATTCTGGGCCAGCCAGAGCCTGATGACAATGGACAGTGCCAGGGAG GTAACCTTCAACAGCTGCTGCTATG GGGTATCCGGCACAACCTTTCCTGGGATGTCCAGGCGCTGGGCTTTCTGTCTGGATCaccacccccacctcctgcccTCCTGCACTGCCTAAGCTCGGGTGTGCCTCTGCCTAGGGCTTCCCAGCCCTTAGCCCACATCATTCCTCGCCAACGACGAGCCATCTCTTTGGAGGCCCTCTGTGAGAATCACTCAGGCCCAGCTCCGCCCTACAGCATTTCCAACTTTTCCATCCACTTGCTCTGCCAGCATGCCAGGCCTGTGACCCCACAGCCCCCTCCAAGCACCGGTGCCATCTGCCAGACAGCTGTGTGGTATGCAGTCTCATGGGCACCGGGTGCCCAAAGCTGGCTACAAGCCTGCCATGACCAGTTTCCTGAGCAGTTTCTGGATGCAATCTGTAGCAACCTCTCCTTTTCAGCTCTGTCCGGCCCCAACCGCCGCCTGGTAAAGAGGCTCTGTGCTGGTCTGCTCCCACCCCCTACTAGCTGTCCTGAAGGCCTTGTCCCTGTGcccctcaccccagagatcttcTGGGGGTGCTTCTTGGAGAATGAGACTCTTTGGGCTGAGCGGATGTGTGTGGAAGCGAGTCTGCAGGCTGTACCCCCCAGAAACCAGGCTTGGGTTCAGCATGTGTGCCAGGGCCCTACCCCGGATTCCACTGCCTTCCCACCCTGCCACATTGGACCCTGTGGGGAACGCTGTCCAGATGGGGGCAGCTTTTTACTGATGGTCTGTGCCAATGACaccatgtatgaggccctggtgCCCTTCTGGGCTTGGCTAGCAGGCCAGTGCCGGATAAGTCGTGGGGGCAATGACACTTGCTTTCTAGAAGGGCTGCTGGGCCCCCTTCTACCTTCTCTGCCACCTCTGGGACCATCCCCACTTTGCCTggcccctggccccttcctgcttGCCATGCTATCCCAGTTGCCACGCTGTCAGTCCTCTGTACCAGCTCTTGCCCACCCCACACGCCTACACTATCTCCTGCGCTTGCTGACCTTCCTTATGGGTCCAGGAGCTGGAGGGGCTGAGACCCAGGGGATGCTGGGTCAGGCCCTGCTGCTCTCCAGTCTCTCAGACAACTGCTCCTTCTGGGATGCCTTCCGCCCAGAGGGCCGACGCAGTGTGTTGCGGACAGTTGGGGAGTACCTGGAGCAGGAACAGTCAACGCCATCAAGCTTTGAACCCACTATCAACCTTGGCTCTGGTATAAGCAAGATGGAGCTGCTGTCCTGCTTCAGT CCTATACTATGGGATCTGCTCCAGAGGGAGAAGAGTGTTTGGGCTCTGAAGATTCTAGTGCAG GTCATGGCCACCATGACCTTCTGTTCTCAGGCATACCTGCACATGCCCCCAGAAAATCTCCAGCAGGTCGTGCTTTCTGCAGAGATGGAGGCTGCACAGGGCTTCCTGACACTCATGCATCGTTCCTGGGCCCAACTGCAG GTACCACCATCGGAGGAGCAGGCCATGGGTCGCCTGACAGCCCTGCTGCTCCAGCGGTACCCACGTCTTACCTCCCAGCTCTTCATTGACCTGTCGCCACTCATCCCCTTCTTAGCAGTCTCTGATCTGATGCGCTTCCCACCATCCCTGTTGGCCAATGAGAGTGT CCTGGCTGCCATCAGGGACCACAGCTCAGGAATGAGGCCTGAGCAGAAGGAGGCCTTGGCAAAGCGACTGTTGGCTCCTGAGCTGTTTGGAGAAGTTCCTGCCTGGCCCCAGGAACTTCTGTGGGCAGTGCTACCCCTGCTCCCTCACCTCCCTCTGGAGAACTTTCTACAGCTCAGCCCTCATCAG ATCCAGGCCCTGGAAGATAGCTGGCCAGGAGCAGGTCTTGGTCCAGGGCATGCCCGACATGTGTTGCGAAGCCTGGTGAACCAGACTGTCGAGGATGGCAAGGAGCAAGTGCGCAG GCTTGGGTCCCTTGCCTGTTTCCTGAGTCCTGAGGAACTGCAGAGTCTGGTGCCTTTGAGTGATCCAATGGGGCCAGTAGAACGTGGACTGCTGGAATGTGCAGCCAACGGGACCCTCAGACCGGAAGGACGG GTGGCATATGAACTTCTGGGGGTATTGCGCTCGTCTGGAGGAGGAGATGCGCTAAGCCCTCGGGAGTTGCGGGTCTGGGCCCCTCTTTTCTCTCAGTTGGGCCTCCGCTTCCTGCAGGAGCTGTCAGAGCCCCAGCTTAGAGCCATGCTTCCTGCTCTACAGGGGACCAGTGTCACACCTGCCCAG GCTGTCCTGCTGCTTGGACGGCTCCTCCCTAGGCAAGAT TTGTCCCTGGAGGAACTCTGCTTCTTGCACCCTCTGCTGCCAGGTCTTAACCTCCAGACCCTCCAGGCCATCCCTAGGCGAGTTCTGGTTGGGGCCTGTTCCTGCCTGGCTCCTGAACTGTCGCGTCTCTCAGCCTGCCAGACTGCAGCACTGCTGCAGACCTTTCGG GTGAAAAACGGTGTTAAAAATATGGGTCCGACAGGTGCTGGTGCAGCTGTGTGTATCCCTGGTCAG CCCATCCCCACCACTTGGCCAGACTGCCTGCTTCCCCTGCTCCCATTAAAGCTGCTACAACTGGACGCTGTGGCTCTTCTGGCAAACCGAAGGCGTTATCGGGAGCTGCCCTGGTCTGAACAGCAG GCACAGTTTCTCTGGAAGAAGATGCAGGTGCCCACCAACCTTACCCTCAGGAATCTGCA GGCTCTGGGCAACCTGGCAGGGGGCATGTCCTGTGAGTTTCTGCAACAGATCAACTCAATGGTAGACTTCCTTGATGTGGTACACATGCTGTATCAACTGCCCACTGGGGTTCGAGGGAGCCTG AGAACCTGTATCTGGGCAGAACTACAGCGTAGAATGACAATGCCGGAGCCAGAGTTGACCACTTTGGAGCCAGAACTGAGTAGTCTTGACACCAAGCTACTCCTGGAATTACC GATCCAGATGATGGACAGATTGTCCACTGAATCTATTATGTTGGTGGTGGAGCTGGTACAAGGTGCTCCAGAGCAGCTGCTGGCACTGACCCCACTCCACCAGGTTGCCCTAGCAGAGAAGGCACTACAAAACCTG GCTCCAAAGGAGACCCCAATCTCAGAGGAAGTGCTGGTGAAATTGGGCCCCTTGGTCGGATTCCTGGGGATAGAGAGCACACAACGGATCCCCCTATCGATCCTGCTGTCCCATCTCAATCAGCTACAGGGCTTCTGCTTAGGAGAGACATTTGCCACAGAGCTGGGACGGCTGCTGTTGCAGGAGCCTGTTCTTGG GAAACCAGAGTTGTGGAGCCAGGATGAAGTAGAGCAAGTTGGACGCCTAGTATTCACTCTGTCTATGGAGGCTATTTCCTTGATCCCCAGG GAGGCTTTGGGCCCAGAGACCCTGGAGCGGCTTCTAGAAAAGCAGCAGAGCTGGGAGCAGAGCAGAGTTGGACAGCTGTGTGGGGGACCACAGCTCACACCCAAGAAAGCAGCTCTGGTAGCTGGGATTGTGCAGCCAGCTGCAGAGGATCTTCCAG AGCTAATACCGAATTGTGCAGACATACGGGGGACCTTTCCAGCAGCTTGGTCTGCAATGCAGATTGCAGAAATGGAACTATCAGACTTTGAGGATTGCCTGGCACTATTTGCAGGAGATCCAGGACTTGGGCCTGAGGAATTACGAGCAGCCATGGGCAAGGCAAAGCAG tTGTGGGGCCCTCCCCGAGAATTCCGTCCTGAGCAGATCCTACAGCTGGGGCGGCTCTTAATAGGTCTAGGAGAGAGGGAGCTACAGGAACTGATCCTGGTGGATTGGGGAGTGCTGAGCACCCTGGGACAGATAGATGGCTGGAGTTCTGTCCAG CTCCGGGTTGTGGTCTCCAGTTTTCTACGGCAGAGTGGTCAGCATGTGAGCCACCTGGACTTCATTCACCTGACAGCACTGGGTTACACACTCTGTGGACTGCGGCCAGAGGAGCTACAACATATCAACAGTTGGGAGTTTAG CCAAGCAGCTCTCTTCCTGGGTAACCTGCATCTTCCATGCTCCGAGGAACAGTTGGAGGTTCTGGCCCACCTCCTTGTGCTGCCCGGTGGCTTTGGCCCAGTCAGTAACTGGGGGCCTGAGATCTTCACTGAAATCGGCACAATAGCAG CTGGCATCCCAGACCTGGCTCTTTCAGCACTACTGCAGGGACAGATCCAGGGCCTGACCCCTCTTGCCATTTCTGCCATCCCTGCTCCTAAATTTGCC GTGGTCTTCAATCCTACCCAGCTATCTAGTCTCACCAGTGTTCAGGCTGTGGCTGTCACTCCTGAGCAAATGGCCCTTCTGAGTCCTGAGCAGCGACGAGCAGTTGCATGGGCCCAGTATGAGGGAAAAGAGAGCCCAGAACAGCAGG GTCGAAGCTCAGCGTGGGGCCTCCAGGACTGGTCAGAATCCCCCTGGGCCCTGGCATTACTCATCAGCTTTGTTAACCAGCTGCTATGA
- the LOC109681439 gene encoding creatine kinase U-type, mitochondrial yields the protein MAGPFSRLLSARPGLRLLALAGAGSLAAGILLRPEPVRAVSERRRMYPPSAEYPDLRKHNNCMASHLTPAVYARLCDKTTPTGWTLDQCIQTGVDNPGHPFIKTVGMVAGDEETYEIFAELFDPVIKERHNGYDPRTMKHTTDLDASKIRSGYFDERYVLSSRVRTGRSIRGLSLPPACTRAERREVERVVVDALSGLKGDLAGRYYRLSEMTEAEQQQLIDDHFLFDKPVSPLLTAAGMARDWPDARGIWHNNEKSFLIWVNEEDHTRVISMEKGGNMKRVFERFCRGLKEVERLIQERGWEFMWNERLGYILTCPSNLGTGLRAGVHIKLPLLSKDSRFPKILENLRLQKRGTGGVDTAATGSVFDISNLDRLGKSEVELVQLVIDGVNYLIDCERRLERGQDIRIPAPLVHNKH from the exons ATGGCTGGTCCCTTCTCTCGTCTGCTGTCCGCCCGCCCTGGGCTCAGGCTCCTAGCTTTGGCCGGAGCTGGGTCTCTAGCCGCTGGGATTCTTCTTCGCCCGGAACCCGTACGAGCCGTCAGTGAACGAAGAAGGATGTACCCCCCGAG CGCTGAGTACCCAGACCTCCGAAAGCACAACAACTGCATGGCCAGTCACCTGACCCCAGCAGTCTATGCACGGCTCTGCGACAAGACCACACCCACTGGTTGGACGCTAGATCAGTGCATCCAGACTGGCGTGGACAACCCTGGCCACCCCTTCATCAAGACTGTGGGCATGGTGGCTGGAGATGAGGAGACCTATGAG ATATTTGCTGAACTGTTTGACCCTGTGATTAAAGAGAGACACAATGGATATGATCCCCGGACAATGAAGCACACCACTGATCTCGATGCCAGTAAG ATCCGTTCTGGCTACTTTGATGAGAGGTATGTATTGTCCTCAAGAGTCAGAACTGGCCGAAGTATCCGGGGACTCAGTCTGCCTCCAGCCTGCACACGGGCAGAGCGACGAGAAGTGGAACGTGTTGTGGTGGATGCACTGAGTGGCCTGAAGGGTGACCTGGCTGGACGCTACTATAGGCTCAGTGAGATGACAGAGGCTGAGCAGCAGCAGCTTATTGAT GATCATTTTCTATTTGATAAACCTGTGTCCCCATTGCTGACTGCAGCAGGAATGGCTCGAGACTGGCCAGATGCTCGTGGAATCTG GCACAACAATGAGAAGAGCTTCTTAATCTGGGTGAATGAGGAAGATCACACACGGGTCATCTCTATGGAGAAGGGTGGCAACATGAAGAGAGTGTTTGAAAGATTCTGCCGGGGCCTCAAAGAG GTAGAGCGGCTGATCCAGGAGCGTGGCTGGGAGTTCATGTGGAATGAGCGTTTGGGATACATTTTGACCTGTCCATCTAACCTGGGCACTGGACTTCGGGCAGGAGTCCACATCAAACTGCCCCTGCTAAGCAAA GATAGCCGCTTCCCAAAGATCCTGGAGAACCTAAGACTCCAAAAGCGTGGTACTGGAGGAGTGGACACTGCTGCCACAGGCAGTGTCTTTGACATCTCTAATTTGGATCGACTGGGCAAGTCAGAG GTGGAATTGGTGCAACTGGTCATCGATGGAGTAAACTATTTGATTGACTGTGAACGGCGTCTGGAGAGAGGACAGGACATTCGCATCCCTGCACCTCTTGTCCACAACAAACATTAG